In the genome of Flavobacteriaceae bacterium YJPT1-3, the window AACCAGAAAATACTTTTGTGATACGTTTTGTTGCCTACAGGATGATAGTAGGTTATGGATTCAACCTGTTTATTTCGAATGAAGAAGCGAATAAACCGTTTGGCATCAGCGGCAAATAAGAAAGCAGCCATTAAAAACAAATGCAGGGAAAATGGCTTGACCGGTACATCGTAAAAGAAATTGATCAAGACAATTTGAAACAGGACCACCATGCTTACCAAGGCTCCCAACAATTGCGTTCTTCGGGGAATTAAAAGAATCCCTCCTAAGGCCTCAAAGAGACCCACGAATAAATTAAAGCCTTCGCTGTGCCCCATATAGGTCCAGGCCAATCCCATGGGTGACATGTCTCCAATGGGCTGTAATAGCCTCACCAAAGAAGGGTTTGGGAACTGTGACTTATAGATCTTGGCAAATCCATAACTCAACAGGAAGAAGATCAAAAAGATGCGAAGTACTACGGTAAACCAATAGTAGAGTTTATTATACGAGGATCTTTTTCTATCCAGAACCGTCCAGATCACTGTGCCCAGAACGGCAATTGCGGTTTGCACAAATAAAGCCACATACGCCATTGTAGTATCACCGCTGCCGGTGGGAAAGAACTCGAGTCGGCCGTCTACCTGGAGTACGGTTTCGCCAACCCAGACCAAGAAGGATTCAAACAGCAAGCTGCCCGTGAACCGGAAAAGGATATACATCCCAAAATACAGGATCAAAAAGCGAAGCAAGACCTTATTCCAGGGGGTCCATTGCTTTTGATACGCAAGGGAGATCATATTAATTGTCGGACTTTTTCAATTGCGTAAATGCCGCGTAGAAATGAGGAATGGTTTCAATGCCTTTAAAGTAATTCCAGACCCCGAAATGCTCATTGGGGGAATGGATAGCATCACTGTCTAAGCCAAAGCCCATCAGTATTGTTTTACTTTTCAATTCGCGCTCAAAGAGCGCCACAATGGGAATGCTACCTCCACTACGCTGGGGAATAGGCGTTTTCCCAAAGGTTTTTTCGTAGGCCCGTTCTGCGGCTTGGTACTCGATACTGTCAATGGGAGTTACATAGGCTTGTCCGCCATGATGGGGCTTTACCTTCACCCGAACCGCATCAGGAGCGATGGACTCAAAGTGCTTTTGAAAAAGTTGGGTGATCTTTTTCCAATCCTGATCCGGGACCAGGCGCATGGAAATTTTCGCGTAAGCTTTACTGGGGATGACCGTTTTAGCGCCTTCTCCTGTATAGCCTCCCCAGATCCCATTGACATCCAGCGTGGGTCGGATGGAATTGCGCTCGTTGGTCGTGTATCCTTCTTCTCCGTAAACGGCATCGATGTCCAGAGCTTTTTTATAGGCCTCCAAAGAAAATGGAGCTTCCGCCATTTTTTCGCGCTCTTCTGCAGATAATTCTTCAACGTCCTCATAAAAACCAGGGATGGTGATCTGATTGTCCTCATCGTGCAGTGACGCGATCATCTTGGTCAATATGTTAATCGGGTTGGCTACGGCGCCACCATACAATCCGCTGTGCAGATCACGGTTGGGTCCGGTGACTTCCACTTCCACATAACTGAGTCCGCGCAGGCCCGTCGTAATACTCGGTACATCATTGGCGATCATACCGGTATCGGAGATCAGGATGACATCATTGGCCAATTTCTCCTGATGCTCTTGCACAAAGCCTTCCAGACTTTTACTACCTACTTCTTCTTCGCCTTCGATCATGAATTTGACATTGCAGGGCAGTTGGTTGGTCTCTACCATAGCTTCCAGCGCTTTGACGTGTATGTACATCTGTCCTTTATCGTCGCAGGCTCCGCGGGCAAAAATGGCTCCTTCCGGATGGAGTTCCGTTTTCTTGATGACCGGTTCAAAGGGCGGACTGTCCCAGAGGTCCACTGGATCCGGTGGCTGCACATCGTAGTGCCCGTAGACGAGTACCGTGGGCAGATTTTTATCGATGATTTTCTCCCCATAAACAATGGGATATCCGGGCGTTTCGCAAATTTCGACGGAGTCGCATCCGGCATCCGTGAGGCTTTGGGCCACTATTTTTGCGGTTTGATGAGTCGCTTTCGCGAAAGCGGAATCAGCACTAATGGATGGAATTTTAAGCAGTTGGACGAGTTCGTCGAGAAAGCGTTCCCGGTGTTGTTTGATGTAGGCAGCTACGGACTTCATAGTACGATTTAGAATTGAAAATCGAAGATAGGGAAATCCGTAATTTTTGTCGGTTAGGAAATTTGTAAATTCTAAAATTGATGTATATTTGCACTCCTTTGCAGCCAAGGCAGCTACGGAGTGCGCGGGCACTCTTGAAAGCGTTAAAAAATTGAGGTTTTAGGTGCAAAGCATTACATGATTATATGCGGGCGTGGTGGAATTGGTAGACCTACCTACGCAAAGCTCCGGCAGGCAGGCACGCTAGAAGTCTAGCGTTAATTTCTTTTTAAAAGGAGGAATAGGAGCAGAATTTAAAATATTGTATGCGGGCGTGGTGGAATTGGTAGACACGCTAGACTTAGGATCTAGTGCCGCAAGGTGTGAGAGTTCGAGTCTCTCCGCCCGTACGAAAGCCGAAGAGCAATCTTCGGCTTTTTTATTTCCTACCAGTTGAATCTTGAATTTTACCCTGAGCCGGCCTGCACTGAGCGCAGTCGAAGTGTCGAAGGGCCGGTACAAAAGGTGAAGAGCAATCTTCGACTTGTTTATTAAAGATTCCTTTGGTTAATGCGTTATTTTTTGTCTAAAGTGTTCTTGAATTAAAATGCAAGGCCAAAGCCAACTTGGATGCTCCCTAGGCTTTCCCCATCCAGGTCGATCAGACGATACCCCGCGAAAACTGGAAACTTGTCAGCGATAAAATAAGTGGCTCTCGGTGAGGCGTAGAAACCGCCTTCATTACCATCGTTTAAACCAATGGCATAGCCAATATCTGCACCTACGGCAAATCTTTCAAAGGGGGTAAAGCGAAGACTTCCGGCAATAGGAATGAATTGAGCATCGTCAAATTCAACTTCACCTAAGCTTGGCACAAAAACGTCTTCCCCGAAATAATTGGTGAAACCTGTGGTGCCGCCTAAATAGAATTTTTCTGAGATACTATACAAATAATAGAGGTCTATACCGATGTTACTGCTGTAGATGTCTTCAAAATCGCCTACGGTAATACCGCCATTTAGACCAATGCCGAATTGGTGGTTTTTGTCGTCTGTTGTTGTGAGTTGAGCATCTGCTTTCGCGAAAGCGAACAAAGCAATCATTAGTGCTGTAAAAATTTTAGAATTCATAGTTTATGTGTTTAAGTGTTAATTTTAAATGACCATTTGAAGCGTCATTTCCTTCTCATTTTCTTTGAGCTCGAATTTGCATTTCTTGAAGGAAGGCTTTCCCATACTCGTAATGTTCGAGACGCCTACGGGTTCTTTAGGGATGCCAATAAAGTTGTCGTCTAAAATTCCATTACCATTTTCATCCTGAAAAAAGGCTATGGCGTACGTGCCATAAGGTATGTTTTCAAAGGTGTAACTGGCATTAGTCTTGTAATCTGTAACTTTTCCCATTTTATAGGCCTTGTCCTTTTCCTTTGGGAAACCCTCATCGGTTTTGTAAATAAGGAAATAGATAGCACCTTCCACTTTTTCAATTTCGGTGACTTTCACCATAATATTTCCTGTTTGCGCTTTCGCGAAAGCAAAACTCATAAGAGCCATTGCCATAATGAAAATTGTCTTTTTCATTGTTTTTGATTTATTTGATTAAAATGTTCTACTCTTTTCGACGGTGAAGAATTCAGGCTTCTCAAAGCGCATTCCAACCCACAATAGGGTTTGTACCACTATTCCGGGAATGACGGACATTCCAGATGCCCATTGCGTTGCGATAATACCACCACAGTAAGCTACCAAGAGTAAGAATCCGATTCTTCTCAGTGAGGGAATAAGAAAGATGATAACACAGCTCAATTCGATGATACCTACCAAGAA includes:
- a CDS encoding dipeptidase translates to MKSVAAYIKQHRERFLDELVQLLKIPSISADSAFAKATHQTAKIVAQSLTDAGCDSVEICETPGYPIVYGEKIIDKNLPTVLVYGHYDVQPPDPVDLWDSPPFEPVIKKTELHPEGAIFARGACDDKGQMYIHVKALEAMVETNQLPCNVKFMIEGEEEVGSKSLEGFVQEHQEKLANDVILISDTGMIANDVPSITTGLRGLSYVEVEVTGPNRDLHSGLYGGAVANPINILTKMIASLHDEDNQITIPGFYEDVEELSAEEREKMAEAPFSLEAYKKALDIDAVYGEEGYTTNERNSIRPTLDVNGIWGGYTGEGAKTVIPSKAYAKISMRLVPDQDWKKITQLFQKHFESIAPDAVRVKVKPHHGGQAYVTPIDSIEYQAAERAYEKTFGKTPIPQRSGGSIPIVALFERELKSKTILMGFGLDSDAIHSPNEHFGVWNYFKGIETIPHFYAAFTQLKKSDN
- a CDS encoding DUF2141 domain-containing protein, which gives rise to MKKTIFIMAMALMSFAFAKAQTGNIMVKVTEIEKVEGAIYFLIYKTDEGFPKEKDKAYKMGKVTDYKTNASYTFENIPYGTYAIAFFQDENGNGILDDNFIGIPKEPVGVSNITSMGKPSFKKCKFELKENEKEMTLQMVI